The following proteins are encoded in a genomic region of Paenibacillus antri:
- a CDS encoding helix-turn-helix domain-containing protein — translation MRKSWFYKLLFSYLPVFFIVISFLIAVFFFSVGEITREAAVTVNRGAAAHTLEVVDHSLRSIEQMMIKELMTTDGIQNFYNETLWDEPFHRMVRPSDKLRDIVTQFPMIHSMYMVRWEDETVLSVDAALPLSRFEDRAFVESYLETGDGSRWTSLRPYKELTNQNATDVVTLVKPYPVPAGDQGVLVVNVRGQSVRQLVQEMFDSGFLQALLVDRAGDTLFATGLEPLPTGRTFTEAQSDYTGWIMKSQIRGGAFYRFASSFNNVLLSSGLAAIIAAVFYITYISKRNYRPLASLTERVHGYAQLKAEQLLRNGGKDEFAFIETALDQMIEQSDELLGQREEHLQSSKRQWVKDTLEGDYDTVSERAWPDKAERYGWNAPRVRAAVLVVEIDRYMEFCERYTKRDQSLLKFLLGNVAHEIALQHGAHIFGEWLTANKWSAFLQLKEGQTTEDVAMLAQGIVTWIQSNVDFQVTIGLGDVVARAEDISASYEQALHALQYKMTLGNCRVIGHWEAPDPSDAASRGGMADFRGLTQSFKLGEPEWETHYERFVEELRTGASPKEELLHQVNYLVYQLSRELSELNADYQRIWSEEAAPRIHRLLKHFDTFEELRTGLGGILTDAQRRMAALREERTYSSTMKEVRRYIADNFSNPDLSLNHLSDAFDLNPKYVSHLFKEEFGEKFVEYLAGVRMEQAKELLAATTLSIQEIALRVGYTHSFSFIRMFKKIVGLTPGDYRKQAAPPS, via the coding sequence ATCGTCATCTCCTTCCTCATCGCGGTGTTCTTCTTCAGCGTGGGCGAAATTACCCGCGAGGCGGCGGTGACGGTGAACCGCGGGGCGGCGGCGCATACGCTCGAGGTCGTAGACCACTCGCTGCGGTCGATCGAACAGATGATGATCAAGGAATTGATGACGACCGACGGCATACAGAATTTCTATAACGAGACGCTCTGGGACGAGCCGTTCCACCGGATGGTTCGTCCTTCGGACAAGCTGCGGGACATCGTCACCCAATTCCCGATGATTCACTCCATGTACATGGTCCGATGGGAGGACGAGACGGTGCTGAGCGTCGACGCGGCACTGCCGCTCTCGCGCTTCGAGGATCGGGCGTTCGTCGAATCGTATCTCGAGACGGGCGACGGCTCGCGATGGACGAGCCTCCGTCCTTATAAGGAGTTAACGAATCAGAACGCGACCGACGTCGTTACGCTCGTTAAGCCGTACCCGGTGCCGGCGGGCGATCAGGGCGTGCTCGTCGTCAACGTGCGGGGCCAATCGGTGCGGCAGCTCGTGCAGGAGATGTTCGACTCCGGCTTCCTGCAGGCTTTGCTCGTGGACCGTGCGGGCGACACGCTGTTCGCGACCGGCTTGGAGCCGCTGCCGACGGGGCGAACGTTCACCGAGGCGCAGTCCGATTATACCGGGTGGATTATGAAGAGCCAGATTCGGGGCGGCGCGTTTTACCGATTCGCGTCTTCCTTTAATAACGTGCTTCTGTCGAGCGGTCTCGCGGCGATTATCGCGGCCGTCTTCTACATTACCTATATTTCCAAGCGCAATTACCGCCCGCTCGCTTCGCTGACCGAACGGGTGCACGGGTATGCGCAGTTGAAGGCGGAACAGCTGCTAAGGAACGGCGGGAAGGACGAGTTCGCGTTCATCGAGACGGCGCTCGACCAGATGATCGAGCAATCCGACGAGCTGCTCGGCCAGCGGGAAGAGCATCTGCAGTCGAGCAAGCGGCAGTGGGTGAAGGATACGCTCGAAGGCGACTACGACACGGTGTCGGAGCGGGCGTGGCCGGACAAAGCCGAGCGGTACGGCTGGAACGCGCCCCGCGTCAGGGCGGCCGTCCTCGTCGTCGAGATCGATCGATATATGGAATTTTGCGAGCGGTACACGAAGCGGGACCAATCGCTGCTGAAATTTCTGCTCGGCAACGTCGCGCACGAAATCGCGCTGCAGCATGGGGCGCACATCTTCGGCGAATGGCTGACGGCGAACAAGTGGAGCGCGTTCCTGCAGCTGAAGGAAGGACAGACGACGGAGGACGTGGCGATGCTCGCGCAGGGCATCGTGACGTGGATTCAGAGCAACGTGGATTTCCAGGTGACGATCGGACTCGGGGACGTCGTCGCCCGCGCCGAGGACATCAGCGCGTCATACGAGCAAGCGCTCCATGCGCTGCAGTATAAGATGACGCTCGGCAACTGCCGGGTCATCGGCCATTGGGAGGCGCCCGATCCGTCGGACGCCGCGAGCCGCGGCGGCATGGCGGACTTCCGCGGGCTGACCCAATCGTTCAAGCTCGGGGAGCCGGAGTGGGAGACGCATTACGAGCGCTTCGTCGAAGAGCTGCGAACCGGCGCGTCGCCGAAGGAGGAACTGCTGCATCAGGTCAACTACTTGGTGTATCAGCTGTCCCGCGAGCTGTCGGAGCTGAACGCCGATTACCAGCGCATCTGGTCGGAGGAGGCGGCGCCGCGGATTCATCGGCTGCTGAAGCATTTCGATACGTTCGAGGAGCTGCGAACGGGGCTTGGCGGCATCTTGACCGACGCGCAGCGCCGGATGGCCGCGCTGCGGGAGGAGCGCACGTACTCGTCGACGATGAAGGAGGTTCGGCGGTATATCGCGGACAACTTCAGCAATCCGGATTTGTCTCTTAACCATTTAAGCGATGCGTTCGATTTAAACCCCAAATACGTGAGCCACTTATTCAAGGAGGAATTCGGCGAGAAGTTCGTCGAGTACTTGGCGGGCGTCCGCATGGAGCAAGCGAAGGAGCTGCTCGCCGCGACGACGCTGTCGATTCAGGAGATCGCGCTGCGGGTCGGATATACGCATTCCTTTTCGTTCATCCGCATGTTTAAGAAGATCGTCGGCCTCACGCCGGGAGATTACCGGAAGCAGGCGGCGCCGCCGTCCTGA
- a CDS encoding carbohydrate ABC transporter permease, giving the protein MKATFGEKVFYGVNYAILALIGLSCILPMIHILALSLSDAQAVVSGRVVFWPVNVTIESYRNLIVGTDVVNAFKNNVILTVVGTALSMACTIIAAYPLSRRDMYGRRFFTLAIVFTMLFSGGIIPHYLVIKSLGLLNSYGAIWLPGLVSVFNMLVLKTYFESMPLEMEEAARIDGCNEWRLLLRIVLPLSLPVLAALTLFYAVGFWNQFMNVLLFMNDPSKYNLTVMVQQMIRSQSMLQELANLQPEDIMNMTPETIKSAGVIVMLVPMLVIYPFLQKYFVKGVMIGAIKG; this is encoded by the coding sequence ATGAAAGCTACATTCGGGGAAAAGGTGTTTTACGGCGTCAACTACGCGATCCTAGCCTTGATCGGGCTCAGCTGCATCCTGCCGATGATTCATATTTTGGCGCTGTCGCTCAGCGACGCGCAGGCCGTCGTGTCCGGACGCGTCGTATTTTGGCCGGTCAACGTAACGATCGAGTCGTATCGCAATCTCATCGTCGGCACCGATGTCGTGAACGCCTTCAAGAACAACGTCATCCTTACCGTCGTCGGTACGGCGCTGAGTATGGCGTGTACGATCATCGCCGCGTATCCGCTGTCGCGCCGGGACATGTACGGCAGGCGCTTCTTCACCTTGGCGATCGTCTTTACGATGCTGTTCTCGGGCGGCATCATTCCGCATTACCTCGTCATCAAGTCGCTCGGCCTGCTGAACTCGTACGGCGCGATATGGCTGCCGGGATTGGTAAGCGTATTCAATATGCTGGTGTTGAAAACGTACTTCGAGAGCATGCCGCTCGAGATGGAGGAGGCCGCCCGCATCGACGGCTGCAACGAGTGGCGGCTGCTGCTGCGCATCGTGCTGCCGCTGTCGCTGCCGGTGCTCGCCGCATTGACGTTGTTTTACGCGGTCGGCTTCTGGAATCAGTTCATGAACGTGCTGCTGTTCATGAACGATCCGTCGAAGTACAACTTGACCGTCATGGTGCAGCAGATGATTCGAAGCCAGTCCATGCTGCAGGAGCTTGCGAACCTGCAGCCGGAGGACATCATGAACATGACGCCGGAGACGATCAAATCCGCGGGCGTCATCGTCATGCTCGTGCCGATGCTCGTCATCTATCCGTTCCTGCAGAAATACTTCGTCAAGGGCGTCATGATCGGCGCGATCAAAGGGTAA
- a CDS encoding extracellular solute-binding protein yields the protein METRARWVTATALVITASLLAAGCSNGGGGEAAPPKESGGTSTAGEGKTGDAAPEARGSITASIYDRGSIPPEEGTADNNRWTKWLVENGPADVKFVPVPRWESKEKFNVMFASGSAPDLIFEYDTAYRNELISQKQLMPLNDLIEEHSVEYKALLEKYPLLRKVATREDGNMYEFGRLNGLLTNHIFFVRKDWLDKLGLGIPQTTEELYAAAEAFVKRDPDGNGQADTLAMGVTAVGDAILNEIFQNVGYKAVDGGLVKTTENNIAKHNFVKKLYDNGLIDKDFLTDKNSEKAKQDFINGKLGFYGANGGEAYATFTALKANFPDAKVMAIPLPASEFGRFSPVIGNPVQATAAINANAKDPVAVMKYVDFLVRESTMTTLQYGIEGEHYKAGDNGCPTPIDTEKNKKEQSWTADYRMLVSAALFGECAHFKNQLNPEDPVDAEYLEIIKQADAAYLNPETPMADLTHVEQMPTLPKDLQLIVTNTAEQMKSFMQQALIGGSKVTVEQAAADSQAFWEKAGGKQVDDWYVDWYANHAEDWILTKDIYEFKIE from the coding sequence ATGGAAACACGTGCGAGATGGGTAACGGCGACAGCGCTTGTAATAACGGCGTCTTTGCTCGCGGCGGGCTGCTCCAACGGGGGCGGCGGGGAGGCGGCTCCTCCGAAGGAGAGCGGCGGAACGTCGACGGCCGGCGAAGGCAAGACGGGAGATGCGGCGCCGGAGGCGCGAGGCAGCATTACGGCGTCGATCTACGACCGGGGATCGATTCCGCCGGAGGAAGGCACGGCGGACAACAATCGTTGGACGAAGTGGCTGGTCGAGAACGGGCCGGCGGACGTGAAGTTCGTCCCCGTCCCGCGCTGGGAATCCAAAGAGAAGTTCAACGTCATGTTCGCCTCCGGCTCCGCGCCGGATCTCATCTTCGAATACGATACGGCGTATCGGAACGAATTGATCAGCCAGAAGCAGCTGATGCCGCTCAACGATCTGATCGAAGAGCACAGCGTCGAGTATAAGGCGCTGCTCGAGAAGTATCCGCTCCTAAGGAAAGTCGCGACGCGCGAGGACGGCAACATGTACGAATTCGGGCGGCTGAACGGCCTGCTTACGAACCATATTTTCTTCGTGCGCAAGGATTGGCTCGACAAGCTCGGACTCGGCATTCCGCAAACGACGGAGGAGCTGTACGCGGCGGCGGAAGCGTTCGTGAAGCGGGATCCGGACGGCAACGGCCAAGCGGATACGCTCGCGATGGGCGTTACGGCGGTCGGCGACGCGATCCTCAACGAGATATTCCAGAACGTCGGCTATAAGGCGGTAGACGGCGGCCTGGTCAAGACGACGGAAAACAACATCGCGAAACACAATTTCGTGAAGAAGCTGTACGACAACGGCCTGATCGACAAGGACTTCCTCACGGATAAGAACAGCGAGAAGGCGAAGCAGGACTTCATCAACGGAAAGCTTGGCTTCTACGGGGCGAACGGCGGCGAGGCGTACGCGACGTTCACGGCGCTCAAGGCGAATTTCCCGGACGCGAAGGTCATGGCGATCCCGCTGCCGGCGAGCGAATTCGGCCGATTCAGTCCGGTCATCGGCAACCCGGTGCAGGCGACGGCGGCGATCAACGCGAACGCGAAGGATCCGGTCGCGGTCATGAAGTACGTCGACTTCCTCGTCCGCGAATCGACGATGACGACCCTGCAATACGGTATCGAAGGCGAGCATTACAAGGCGGGCGACAACGGCTGTCCGACGCCGATCGATACGGAGAAGAACAAGAAAGAGCAAAGTTGGACGGCCGACTATCGGATGCTGGTGTCCGCCGCGTTGTTCGGCGAATGCGCGCATTTCAAAAATCAGCTGAATCCGGAAGATCCGGTCGATGCGGAATACCTTGAAATCATTAAACAAGCGGATGCGGCTTACCTGAATCCGGAGACGCCGATGGCGGATCTGACGCACGTCGAGCAGATGCCGACGCTGCCGAAGGATCTGCAGCTGATCGTGACGAACACGGCGGAGCAGATGAAGAGCTTCATGCAGCAGGCGCTGATCGGCGGTAGCAAGGTTACCGTCGAGCAAGCGGCGGCGGATTCCCAAGCGTTCTGGGAAAAGGCCGGCGGCAAGCAGGTCGACGACTGGTACGTCGACTGGTATGCGAATCATGCCGAGGATTGGATTTTGACGAAGGACATCTATGAGTTCAAGATCGAGTAG
- a CDS encoding ABC transporter permease has protein sequence MRLDTAEETAGRRTPLQLERKVDRKRLQQNIPYFLMFIPVIAYFAIFKYAPMGGLVIAFKDYNFADGVFGSPWVGFGQFETLFSNPQTLQIIRNTFVLSVLSLLIGFPFPIILAILLNEARRMWFKRWVQTFVYLPHFLSWVIVSGMVITIFATEGVINDLLAPWLGEPIAFLYEQGSWLTIFIGSGIWKGAGWGAIIYLAALSSIDPSLYESASIDGANKFRQIAHITLPGIAPTIVIVFILSVGNVMEVGFDQVYTLQNSAVFSMSEVISTYTYKIGLQRLQFSLTAAMGFFESIIGLILVLMTNAVARRFGQGLW, from the coding sequence ATGCGCTTGGATACGGCCGAGGAGACCGCTGGACGTCGCACCCCATTGCAGCTAGAGCGTAAGGTCGACCGGAAACGGCTTCAACAAAACATTCCTTATTTTCTCATGTTCATCCCCGTGATCGCGTATTTCGCCATATTCAAATACGCGCCGATGGGAGGCCTCGTCATCGCGTTCAAGGACTACAACTTCGCGGACGGCGTGTTCGGAAGTCCTTGGGTCGGGTTCGGGCAATTCGAGACGCTGTTCAGCAATCCGCAGACGCTGCAAATCATCCGCAATACGTTCGTGCTCAGCGTGTTAAGCTTGCTGATCGGCTTCCCGTTCCCGATTATCCTGGCCATTCTTCTGAACGAAGCGCGGCGGATGTGGTTCAAGCGGTGGGTGCAGACGTTCGTGTATTTGCCGCATTTCTTATCTTGGGTCATCGTCTCCGGCATGGTGATCACGATCTTCGCGACCGAGGGCGTCATTAACGACCTGTTGGCCCCATGGCTGGGCGAGCCGATCGCCTTCTTGTACGAGCAGGGCTCGTGGCTGACGATCTTCATCGGATCGGGCATCTGGAAGGGAGCAGGCTGGGGCGCGATCATCTATCTCGCGGCGCTGTCGTCGATCGACCCGAGCCTGTACGAATCCGCGAGCATCGACGGAGCGAACAAGTTCCGGCAGATCGCGCACATTACGCTGCCGGGCATCGCGCCGACGATCGTCATCGTCTTCATCCTATCGGTCGGCAACGTGATGGAGGTCGGGTTCGACCAGGTGTATACGCTTCAAAACTCGGCCGTCTTCTCGATGTCCGAAGTCATCAGTACGTACACGTACAAAATCGGCTTGCAGCGCTTGCAATTCAGCTTGACCGCGGCGATGGGCTTCTTCGAATCGATCATCGGCCTCATTCTGGTGCTCATGACGAACGCCGTAGCCCGCCGGTTCGGGCAGGGCTTATGGTAG